The following are encoded together in the Tribolium castaneum strain GA2 chromosome 3, icTriCast1.1, whole genome shotgun sequence genome:
- the SdhD gene encoding succinate dehydrogenase [ubiquinone] cytochrome b small subunit, mitochondrial, producing MALALILRNAPKIQAGAFQQNLIKSSSILMVRDLAPAHKQHSTLSKPSHSLIAPQKFSQVRLMSADHSKLWPMEKALSVSMIALVPAAIAMPNIVFDNLLAVASVIHFHWGLEAVVVDYARPIVVGNILPKLALGLLYLISATTLGGLIYFNINDIGIGKTIRKFWAIKE from the exons ATGGCTTTAGCTTTAATATTACGCAACGCCCCCAAAATACAAG CTGGGGCTTTCCAACAAAACTTGATCAAAAGCAGCTCGATTTTGATGGTTCGGGACTTGGCCCCCGCACACAAACAACATTCAACGTTGAGCAAACCCAGTCATTCACTTATAGCCCCCCAGAAATTTTCACAAGTCAGGCTCATGTCAGCAGACCACAGTAAATTGTGGCCCATGGAGAAGGCCCTCTCCGTGAGCATGATTGCCCTCGTACCTGCCGCTATCGCAATGCCAAATATCGTGTTTGATAATTTGCTCGCGGTGGCGTCTGTCATTCATTTTCATtg GGGCTTGGAGGCCGTTGTTGTTGATTACGCGAGGCCAATTGTTGTCGGAAATATCCTTCCGAAGTTGGCCCTAGGCCTCCTTTACCTAATCTCAGCCACGACTTTAGGGGGCcttatttatttcaacatCAATGATATCGGTATTGGGAAAACAATCAGGAAATTCTGGGCGATTAAAGAGTAA
- the Hrd3 gene encoding protein sel-1 homolog 1 isoform X2, whose protein sequence is MCHKLLIFALVCLICCEFSDESLQGPTKSKRDEEEKSDDSDETSPLRVVPAPDLSKDRDRRKGDTNVNDEISDAVDLFMLDQAKVIQKMVQEIGLKNFMLEEPEELPLEDLPPPPELPAHEPTPEEIEAKTIYDTATAILNKTRPDKKHAYQLLAEAAKKGNPEAKALVAWAKLFGNPLEQDLETAKEIFRSLAEGGHPEGHTGLGFLYASGLSVNVSQAKALVHYTFGAIGGNTWAQMVLGYKYWSGITVAPSCEKALDFYRQVADKVSQGVSFGGGAAIQRIRLLDELENGYSSGILDNDLIEYYQLLAEKGDIQAQVGLGQLHYQGGRGVDLDYQKAMHYFTQAANAGNAIAMAYLGKIYLDGSDEVKADNDTAFKYFKKASDLNNPVGLSGLGLMYLYGRGVEKDYTKAYKYFLAAADQGWVDGQLQLGNMYFSGLGVRKDYKLANKYFSLASQSGHVLAYYNLGQMHAQGTGMLRSCPTAVELFKNVAERGRWGEILMQAHSDYTEGRFNEAFVQYALLAELGYEVAQSNAAFLLDRNEVPMFTIQESLARALLYWGRAAAQGYSAAQVKLGDYHYYGLGTPVDYETAASHYRLASEQQHNAQAMFNLGYMHEQGLGMAKDVHLAKRCYDLAAETSTDAKVPVALALFKLNLMFSLDSLKESHLSSLLDFNEMFGSNWDLYLITTLTAILAAIVYFRRPQAPAVIHIFL, encoded by the exons ATGTGCcacaaattgttaattttcgCGTTGGTTTGCCTCATCTGCTGCGAATTTTCCGACGAGAGTTTGCAGGGGCCTACCAAGAGCAAGCGCGACGAAGAGGAGAAGTCCGATGATTCGGACGAGACTTCGCCTCTTAGGGTGGTCCCGGCGCCCGACTTGTCCAAAGACCGCGACCGCCGGAAAG GTGACACGAATGTTAACGATGAAATTTCAGACGCCGTTGATCTTTTCATGCTCGACCAAGCCAAAGTCATTCAAAAGATGGTGCAAGAGATCGGCTTGAAGAACTTCATGCTTGAAGAACCGGAAGAACTCCCCCTTGAAGACCTGCCCCCGCCGCCGGAGCTCCCCGCCCACGAACCGACCCCAGAGGAAATCGAGGCGAAGACGATTTACGACACCGCCACGgcgattttaaataaaacccgCCCCGATAAAAAACACGCCTACCAACTGTTGGCAGAAGCTGCGAAAAAGGGGAATCCCGAAGCGAAGGCACTCGTTGCGTGGGCGAAACTCTTCGGGAATCCCCTAGAGCAGGATTTGGAAACGGCCAAAGAGATTTTCCGGAGTTTGGCCGAGGGGGGGCACCCTGAGGGGCACACGGGACTTGGGTTTTTGTACGCGTCAGGGTTGTCAGTTAACGTGAGTCAGGCCAAAGCCCTCGTACATTACACGTTTGGGGCGATTGGGGGCAACACCTGGGCGCAGATGGTCTTGGGGTACAAGTACTGGTCGGGGATCACTGTGGCCCCCAGTTGCGAGAAAGCGCTAGATTTTTACCGACAAGTGGCTGATAAag TGAGTCAAGGGGTTTCTTTCGGGGGCGGAGCCGCCATTCAAAGAATCCGTCTTTTGGACGAATTGGAGAATGGATATTCATCGGGCATTTTAGATAATGATCTAATTGAATATTATCAACTTTTGGCCGAAAAAGGAGATATTCAGGCGCAAGTGGGTCTTGGACAGTTGCATTATCAAGGCGGCCGTGGTGTTGATTTGGATTACCAGAAGGCCATGCATTATTTTACTCAAGCAGCGAATGCGGGAAATGCCATTGCTATGGCCTACTTGGGAAAG atTTATTTGGACGGCAGTGACGAGGTGAAGGCCGACAACGACACCGCCTtcaaatactttaaaaaagcCTCCGATTTGAACAATCCCGTTGGCTTAAGTGGCCTCGGTTTAATGTATCTTTACGGCCGAGGAGTGGAAAAAGACTACACAAAAGCGTACAAATATTTCCTAGCCGCCGCTGATCAAGGCTGGGTCGATGGCCAACTCCAACTCGGAAATATGTATTTTAGCGGTTTGGGCGTTCGAAAAGACTACAAACTtgcaaacaaatatttttcactcgCATCACAATCGGGCCATGTCTTGGCCTACTATAACCTGGGCCAAATGCACGCTCAAGGCACCGGAATGTTACGATCGTGCCCGACCGCAGTCGAACTGTTCAAGAATGTGGCAGAAAGGGGGCGCTGGGGCGAAATTCTGATGCAA GCGCATTCGGATTACACTGAGGGGCGTTTTAATGAGGCTTTTGTGCAGTACGCCCTCTTGGCTGAGTTGGGGTATGAGGTGGCTCAAAGCAATGCTGCGTTTTTATTGGACAGGAATGAGGTGCCCATGTTTACGATTCAGGAATCTTTGGCACGGGCGTTGCTCTATTGGGGGCGCGCAGCTGCTCAGGGCTATTCAGCTGCTCAAGTCAAACTAGGGGATTATCATTATTACGGATTGGGGACTCCAGTCGATTATGAAACTGCGGCTAGTCATTATAGACTGGCGTCCGAGCAGCAACATAACGCTCAAGCCATGTTTAATTTGGGGTACATGCACGAACAGGGCTTGGGAATGGCCAAGGATGTGCATTTGGCCAAAAGGTGCTACGATTTGGCTGCTGAGACAAGTACTGATGCTAAGGTTCCGGTGGCTTTGGCGCTTTTTAAACTGAATTTGATGTTCAGTTTGGATAGTTTGAAAGAG AGCCACCTATCGAGTTTGTTGGACTTTAACGAGATGTTTGGGTCGAATTGGGATTTGTATTTGATTACCACGCTCACGGCTATTCTTGCAGCGATTGTTTATTTCCGGAGACCGCAAGCGCCCGCTGttatacacatttttttataa
- the Hrd3 gene encoding protein sel-1 homolog 1 isoform X3 → MCHKLLIFALVCLICCEFSDESLQGPTKSKRDEEEKSDDSDETSPLRVVPAPDLSKDRDRRKDAVDLFMLDQAKVIQKMVQEIGLKNFMLEEPEELPLEDLPPPPELPAHEPTPEEIEAKTIYDTATAILNKTRPDKKHAYQLLAEAAKKGNPEAKALVAWAKLFGNPLEQDLETAKEIFRSLAEGGHPEGHTGLGFLYASGLSVNVSQAKALVHYTFGAIGGNTWAQMVLGYKYWSGITVAPSCEKALDFYRQVADKVSQGVSFGGGAAIQRIRLLDELENGYSSGILDNDLIEYYQLLAEKGDIQAQVGLGQLHYQGGRGVDLDYQKAMHYFTQAANAGNAIAMAYLGKIYLDGSDEVKADNDTAFKYFKKASDLNNPVGLSGLGLMYLYGRGVEKDYTKAYKYFLAAADQGWVDGQLQLGNMYFSGLGVRKDYKLANKYFSLASQSGHVLAYYNLGQMHAQGTGMLRSCPTAVELFKNVAERGRWGEILMQAHSDYTEGRFNEAFVQYALLAELGYEVAQSNAAFLLDRNEVPMFTIQESLARALLYWGRAAAQGYSAAQVKLGDYHYYGLGTPVDYETAASHYRLASEQQHNAQAMFNLGYMHEQGLGMAKDVHLAKRCYDLAAETSTDAKVPVALALFKLNLMFSLDSLKESHLSSLLDFNEMFGSNWDLYLITTLTAILAAIVYFRRPQAPAVIHIFL, encoded by the exons ATGTGCcacaaattgttaattttcgCGTTGGTTTGCCTCATCTGCTGCGAATTTTCCGACGAGAGTTTGCAGGGGCCTACCAAGAGCAAGCGCGACGAAGAGGAGAAGTCCGATGATTCGGACGAGACTTCGCCTCTTAGGGTGGTCCCGGCGCCCGACTTGTCCAAAGACCGCGACCGCCGGAAAG ACGCCGTTGATCTTTTCATGCTCGACCAAGCCAAAGTCATTCAAAAGATGGTGCAAGAGATCGGCTTGAAGAACTTCATGCTTGAAGAACCGGAAGAACTCCCCCTTGAAGACCTGCCCCCGCCGCCGGAGCTCCCCGCCCACGAACCGACCCCAGAGGAAATCGAGGCGAAGACGATTTACGACACCGCCACGgcgattttaaataaaacccgCCCCGATAAAAAACACGCCTACCAACTGTTGGCAGAAGCTGCGAAAAAGGGGAATCCCGAAGCGAAGGCACTCGTTGCGTGGGCGAAACTCTTCGGGAATCCCCTAGAGCAGGATTTGGAAACGGCCAAAGAGATTTTCCGGAGTTTGGCCGAGGGGGGGCACCCTGAGGGGCACACGGGACTTGGGTTTTTGTACGCGTCAGGGTTGTCAGTTAACGTGAGTCAGGCCAAAGCCCTCGTACATTACACGTTTGGGGCGATTGGGGGCAACACCTGGGCGCAGATGGTCTTGGGGTACAAGTACTGGTCGGGGATCACTGTGGCCCCCAGTTGCGAGAAAGCGCTAGATTTTTACCGACAAGTGGCTGATAAag TGAGTCAAGGGGTTTCTTTCGGGGGCGGAGCCGCCATTCAAAGAATCCGTCTTTTGGACGAATTGGAGAATGGATATTCATCGGGCATTTTAGATAATGATCTAATTGAATATTATCAACTTTTGGCCGAAAAAGGAGATATTCAGGCGCAAGTGGGTCTTGGACAGTTGCATTATCAAGGCGGCCGTGGTGTTGATTTGGATTACCAGAAGGCCATGCATTATTTTACTCAAGCAGCGAATGCGGGAAATGCCATTGCTATGGCCTACTTGGGAAAG atTTATTTGGACGGCAGTGACGAGGTGAAGGCCGACAACGACACCGCCTtcaaatactttaaaaaagcCTCCGATTTGAACAATCCCGTTGGCTTAAGTGGCCTCGGTTTAATGTATCTTTACGGCCGAGGAGTGGAAAAAGACTACACAAAAGCGTACAAATATTTCCTAGCCGCCGCTGATCAAGGCTGGGTCGATGGCCAACTCCAACTCGGAAATATGTATTTTAGCGGTTTGGGCGTTCGAAAAGACTACAAACTtgcaaacaaatatttttcactcgCATCACAATCGGGCCATGTCTTGGCCTACTATAACCTGGGCCAAATGCACGCTCAAGGCACCGGAATGTTACGATCGTGCCCGACCGCAGTCGAACTGTTCAAGAATGTGGCAGAAAGGGGGCGCTGGGGCGAAATTCTGATGCAA GCGCATTCGGATTACACTGAGGGGCGTTTTAATGAGGCTTTTGTGCAGTACGCCCTCTTGGCTGAGTTGGGGTATGAGGTGGCTCAAAGCAATGCTGCGTTTTTATTGGACAGGAATGAGGTGCCCATGTTTACGATTCAGGAATCTTTGGCACGGGCGTTGCTCTATTGGGGGCGCGCAGCTGCTCAGGGCTATTCAGCTGCTCAAGTCAAACTAGGGGATTATCATTATTACGGATTGGGGACTCCAGTCGATTATGAAACTGCGGCTAGTCATTATAGACTGGCGTCCGAGCAGCAACATAACGCTCAAGCCATGTTTAATTTGGGGTACATGCACGAACAGGGCTTGGGAATGGCCAAGGATGTGCATTTGGCCAAAAGGTGCTACGATTTGGCTGCTGAGACAAGTACTGATGCTAAGGTTCCGGTGGCTTTGGCGCTTTTTAAACTGAATTTGATGTTCAGTTTGGATAGTTTGAAAGAG AGCCACCTATCGAGTTTGTTGGACTTTAACGAGATGTTTGGGTCGAATTGGGATTTGTATTTGATTACCACGCTCACGGCTATTCTTGCAGCGATTGTTTATTTCCGGAGACCGCAAGCGCCCGCTGttatacacatttttttataa
- the PTPMT1 gene encoding phosphatidylglycerophosphatase and protein-tyrosine phosphatase 1 isoform X1 yields the protein MTTNSMFARFTFYPTLFYNVVMEKISSRRWFDRIDDNVILGALPFPSLTRRLLEEENVKGVISMNEDYELFLANNGKRWNAYGVEFLQLATTDIFATPCQQKLNDGVSFIYRVVNKEPSLDEPKKPTVYVHCKAGRTRSATLVGCYLIKRYNWTPEQAVQHMQDKRSHILLHTKQWEALRVFYELNIPKT from the exons ATGACTACAAACAG caTGTTTGCGAGGTTCACGTTTTACCCCACTTTGTTCTATAATGTGGTTATGGAAAAAATCTCGTCTCGGAGGTGGTTTGATCGAATCGACGACAACGTTATTTTGGGGGCTTTGCCGTTTCCGAGTCTCACCAGGCGG CTTCTTGAGGAGGAAAATGTGAAAGGGGTCATTTCCATGAACGAGGACTACGAACTATTCCTCGCCAACAACGGGAAG agATGGAACGCCTACGGTGTTGAGTTTCTTCAGTTGGCCACAACTGATATATTCGCGACCCCTTGTCAACAAAAACTAAACGACGGTGTTAGTTTTATCTACAGGGTAGTTAATAAAGAACCAAGTTTGGATGAACCCAAAAAACCGACAGTTTATGTCCATTGCAAGGCTGGTAGGACCCGTAGTGCGACTTTAGTTGGTTGTTACCTCATTAAG AGGTATAATTGGACCCCTGAACAAGCTGTGCAACACATGCAAGACAAGCGCTCACATATCTTACTTCATACCAAACAGTGGGAAGCTTTGAGGGTCTTCTACGAGCTCAACATTCCAAAAACTTAG
- the LOC660370 gene encoding RNA-binding protein 4.1, with amino-acid sequence MSRRSETTTKVFVGSLPNGVTTDDLRSLFAPYGAIAECDIANRCGFLHLEDHDLAMKAIAELNGTNFMGGRISVEKGRVKPRRGPGGGGPMRGGKDRGGPYARSDFRGPPHRNGGFGGGRDYPPYGGGDRFGAYDRPPQRGGYDGAYADRRPPYDDRRGAAFGAERRPFSSDFDRRPYADARPGGFPEVPRVDYDDRRPPAAEFDDRRPLLADRRPLLDQQGPPPPRGPAAFDRGAPVAELYSRRDQVPKPLGGAGGFPDRVGYATASANGYTAGYGSPAAPPTGGYGTPAPPTAGYGTGAGTFGSPAPQGAYSDARGYGTAAAYGTPGGYGDTYGAGAGGRGSYDAAYPPLPQQRGG; translated from the exons ATG AGCCGCCGCTCAGAAACCACAACGAAAGTTTTCGTGGGCAGTCTGCCCAACGGAGTAACCACAGACGACTTGCGTTCCCTTTTCGCCCCCTATGGGGCTATCGCCGAATGCGATATAGCTAACCGGTGCGGTTTCCTCCACCTTGAAGACCACGACTTGGCCATGAAAGCCATTGCGGAACTCAACGGTACCAATTTCATGGGTGGGCGAATTTCCGTCGAAAAGGGGCGGGTGAAACCCAGACGGGGGCCTGGGGGCGGCGGCCCGATGCGCGGGGGCAAAGACCGGGGCGGGCCTTACGCACGAAGCGACTTTCGCGGGCCTCCACACCGAAACGGGGGCTTTGGTGGTGGGCGTGACTACCCGCCTTATGGGGGCGGTGACAGGTTTGGGGCGTATGACAGGCCGCCCCAAAGGGGCGGCTACGACGGGGCGTACGCCGACCGGAGGCCGCCGTACGATGACCGTCGGGGGGCTGCGTTCGGCGCCGAGAGGAGGCCCTTCAGTAGCGATTTTG ATCGACGTCCGTATGCTGACGCCCGTCCTGGGGGCTTCCCGGAGGTGCCACGAGTCGATTACGACGATCGGCGACCCCCTGCTGCGGAATTCGACGATCGGAGGCCGCTTTTAGCCGACAGGAGGCCCCTTTTGGACCAGCAGGGGCCGCCGCCGCCGAGGGGACCCGCCGCGTTTGACAGGGGGGCTCCCGTGGCCGAGCTGTACAGTCGGAGGGACCAAGTGCCTAAGccatt GGGCGGGGCTGGGGGTTTTCCGGATCGTGTCGGTTACGCAACGGCGTCAGCCAATGGTTACACAGCGGGGTACGGTAGTCCAGCGGCTCCGCCAACTGGCGGTTACGGAACGCCGGCTCCTCCAACCGCTGGGTATGGCACAGGGGCGGGGACTTTCGGTAGTCCCGCCCCTCAAGGCGCATACAGCGATGCTAGAGGTTACGGAACGGCTGCTGCGTATGGAACACCGGGCGGTTACGGTGACACCTACGGGGCGGGTGCTGGAGGGCGTGGCTCGTATGATGCCGCCTACCCTCCACTACCCCAACAGAGAGGAGG GTGA
- the PTPMT1 gene encoding phosphatidylglycerophosphatase and protein-tyrosine phosphatase 1 isoform X2 has protein sequence MTTNSMFARFTFYPTLFYNVVMEKISSRRWFDRIDDNVILGALPFPSLTRRRWNAYGVEFLQLATTDIFATPCQQKLNDGVSFIYRVVNKEPSLDEPKKPTVYVHCKAGRTRSATLVGCYLIKRYNWTPEQAVQHMQDKRSHILLHTKQWEALRVFYELNIPKT, from the exons ATGACTACAAACAG caTGTTTGCGAGGTTCACGTTTTACCCCACTTTGTTCTATAATGTGGTTATGGAAAAAATCTCGTCTCGGAGGTGGTTTGATCGAATCGACGACAACGTTATTTTGGGGGCTTTGCCGTTTCCGAGTCTCACCAGGCGG agATGGAACGCCTACGGTGTTGAGTTTCTTCAGTTGGCCACAACTGATATATTCGCGACCCCTTGTCAACAAAAACTAAACGACGGTGTTAGTTTTATCTACAGGGTAGTTAATAAAGAACCAAGTTTGGATGAACCCAAAAAACCGACAGTTTATGTCCATTGCAAGGCTGGTAGGACCCGTAGTGCGACTTTAGTTGGTTGTTACCTCATTAAG AGGTATAATTGGACCCCTGAACAAGCTGTGCAACACATGCAAGACAAGCGCTCACATATCTTACTTCATACCAAACAGTGGGAAGCTTTGAGGGTCTTCTACGAGCTCAACATTCCAAAAACTTAG
- the LOC660430 gene encoding mitochondrial GTPase 1 yields the protein MAQKLSPDMFRSAFKAIDKDVVRWFPGHMGRGLKQMQHKLRSIDCIIEVHDARIPISGRNTDFKYTISGIKPHILVLNKVDLIDKKLIPSIKNRLKNEFENVVFTNCKDQQCKGVKTLFPLAQNLIKNSDRFNRSQAEDQCVMIIGVPNVGKSSLINALRVRNLHKGNATHVGATPGITRSVLTKIKMSEDPLCYMLDTPGILTPKIESAEVGLKLALCATIQDHLVGEGVIADYLLFWLNKNGHYNYVKFFGLEKATDDILEVLAQISVKKKKMLKLRDNTNNYVYKPDLDYGAKVMLQAFRKGDLGKIVLDEDLL from the coding sequence ATGGCCCAAAAACTGTCGCCTGATATGTTCAGGAGCGCCTTCAAGGCGATCGACAAGGACGTGGTACGTTGGTTCCCGGGGCACATGGGGCGCGGCCTTAAACAAATGCAGCATAAACTTCGCTCAATCGACTGCATTATTGAAGTCCACGACGCAAGAATCCCGATTTCGGGCCGCAACACCGACTTCAAATACACAATAAGTGGCATAAAACCCCACATCCTAGTCTTAAACAAAGTCGACCTAatcgacaaaaaattaatcccTTCGATAAAAAATCGTCTAAAAAATGAGTTCGAAAACGTAGTTTTCACGAACTGTAAGGACCAGCAATGTAAAGGCGTAAAAACACTCTTCCCTTTGGCtcaaaatttgatcaaaaactCTGATAGGTTCAATCGTAGTCAGGCTGAGGATCAGTGCGTTATGATAATAGGGGTTCCAAACGTGGGCAAATCATCGCTAATCAATGCCCTAAGGGTGCGGAATTTGCACAAGGGGAATGCCACCCACGTGGGTGCCACACCGGGGATTACCCGAAGTGTTTTAACCAAAATCAAAATGAGTGAAGACCCGCTGTGTTACATGCTTGACACACCAGGGATTTTAACACCGAAAATTGAGAGTGCTGAAGTGGGGCTGAAGCTGGCTTTGTGTGCTACAATTCAGGACCATCTAGTTGGGGAGGGTGTGATTGCTGATTACTTGCttttttggttaaataaaAACGGACACTATAATTATGTGAAGTTCTTCGGGCTTGAGAAAGCCACCGATGATATTTTGGAAGTATTAGCTCAGATTAGtgttaagaagaaaaaaatgttaaaattgagGGACAATACCAATAATTATGTCTATAAACCAGATTTGGATTATGGGGCCAAAGTGATGTTGCAGGCGTTCAGGAAGGGGGATCTGGGCAAGATTGTGCTAGACGAAGACTTGCTATAA
- the Hrd3 gene encoding protein sel-1 homolog 1 isoform X1, translated as MCHKLLIFALVCLICCEFSDESLQGPTKSKRDEEEKSDDSDETSPLRVVPAPDLSKDRDRRKGKLTVQVEIRDRDAVDLFMLDQAKVIQKMVQEIGLKNFMLEEPEELPLEDLPPPPELPAHEPTPEEIEAKTIYDTATAILNKTRPDKKHAYQLLAEAAKKGNPEAKALVAWAKLFGNPLEQDLETAKEIFRSLAEGGHPEGHTGLGFLYASGLSVNVSQAKALVHYTFGAIGGNTWAQMVLGYKYWSGITVAPSCEKALDFYRQVADKVSQGVSFGGGAAIQRIRLLDELENGYSSGILDNDLIEYYQLLAEKGDIQAQVGLGQLHYQGGRGVDLDYQKAMHYFTQAANAGNAIAMAYLGKIYLDGSDEVKADNDTAFKYFKKASDLNNPVGLSGLGLMYLYGRGVEKDYTKAYKYFLAAADQGWVDGQLQLGNMYFSGLGVRKDYKLANKYFSLASQSGHVLAYYNLGQMHAQGTGMLRSCPTAVELFKNVAERGRWGEILMQAHSDYTEGRFNEAFVQYALLAELGYEVAQSNAAFLLDRNEVPMFTIQESLARALLYWGRAAAQGYSAAQVKLGDYHYYGLGTPVDYETAASHYRLASEQQHNAQAMFNLGYMHEQGLGMAKDVHLAKRCYDLAAETSTDAKVPVALALFKLNLMFSLDSLKESHLSSLLDFNEMFGSNWDLYLITTLTAILAAIVYFRRPQAPAVIHIFL; from the exons ATGTGCcacaaattgttaattttcgCGTTGGTTTGCCTCATCTGCTGCGAATTTTCCGACGAGAGTTTGCAGGGGCCTACCAAGAGCAAGCGCGACGAAGAGGAGAAGTCCGATGATTCGGACGAGACTTCGCCTCTTAGGGTGGTCCCGGCGCCCGACTTGTCCAAAGACCGCGACCGCCGGAAAGGTAAGCTGACCGTCCAAGTGGAAATCCGAGACAGAG ACGCCGTTGATCTTTTCATGCTCGACCAAGCCAAAGTCATTCAAAAGATGGTGCAAGAGATCGGCTTGAAGAACTTCATGCTTGAAGAACCGGAAGAACTCCCCCTTGAAGACCTGCCCCCGCCGCCGGAGCTCCCCGCCCACGAACCGACCCCAGAGGAAATCGAGGCGAAGACGATTTACGACACCGCCACGgcgattttaaataaaacccgCCCCGATAAAAAACACGCCTACCAACTGTTGGCAGAAGCTGCGAAAAAGGGGAATCCCGAAGCGAAGGCACTCGTTGCGTGGGCGAAACTCTTCGGGAATCCCCTAGAGCAGGATTTGGAAACGGCCAAAGAGATTTTCCGGAGTTTGGCCGAGGGGGGGCACCCTGAGGGGCACACGGGACTTGGGTTTTTGTACGCGTCAGGGTTGTCAGTTAACGTGAGTCAGGCCAAAGCCCTCGTACATTACACGTTTGGGGCGATTGGGGGCAACACCTGGGCGCAGATGGTCTTGGGGTACAAGTACTGGTCGGGGATCACTGTGGCCCCCAGTTGCGAGAAAGCGCTAGATTTTTACCGACAAGTGGCTGATAAag TGAGTCAAGGGGTTTCTTTCGGGGGCGGAGCCGCCATTCAAAGAATCCGTCTTTTGGACGAATTGGAGAATGGATATTCATCGGGCATTTTAGATAATGATCTAATTGAATATTATCAACTTTTGGCCGAAAAAGGAGATATTCAGGCGCAAGTGGGTCTTGGACAGTTGCATTATCAAGGCGGCCGTGGTGTTGATTTGGATTACCAGAAGGCCATGCATTATTTTACTCAAGCAGCGAATGCGGGAAATGCCATTGCTATGGCCTACTTGGGAAAG atTTATTTGGACGGCAGTGACGAGGTGAAGGCCGACAACGACACCGCCTtcaaatactttaaaaaagcCTCCGATTTGAACAATCCCGTTGGCTTAAGTGGCCTCGGTTTAATGTATCTTTACGGCCGAGGAGTGGAAAAAGACTACACAAAAGCGTACAAATATTTCCTAGCCGCCGCTGATCAAGGCTGGGTCGATGGCCAACTCCAACTCGGAAATATGTATTTTAGCGGTTTGGGCGTTCGAAAAGACTACAAACTtgcaaacaaatatttttcactcgCATCACAATCGGGCCATGTCTTGGCCTACTATAACCTGGGCCAAATGCACGCTCAAGGCACCGGAATGTTACGATCGTGCCCGACCGCAGTCGAACTGTTCAAGAATGTGGCAGAAAGGGGGCGCTGGGGCGAAATTCTGATGCAA GCGCATTCGGATTACACTGAGGGGCGTTTTAATGAGGCTTTTGTGCAGTACGCCCTCTTGGCTGAGTTGGGGTATGAGGTGGCTCAAAGCAATGCTGCGTTTTTATTGGACAGGAATGAGGTGCCCATGTTTACGATTCAGGAATCTTTGGCACGGGCGTTGCTCTATTGGGGGCGCGCAGCTGCTCAGGGCTATTCAGCTGCTCAAGTCAAACTAGGGGATTATCATTATTACGGATTGGGGACTCCAGTCGATTATGAAACTGCGGCTAGTCATTATAGACTGGCGTCCGAGCAGCAACATAACGCTCAAGCCATGTTTAATTTGGGGTACATGCACGAACAGGGCTTGGGAATGGCCAAGGATGTGCATTTGGCCAAAAGGTGCTACGATTTGGCTGCTGAGACAAGTACTGATGCTAAGGTTCCGGTGGCTTTGGCGCTTTTTAAACTGAATTTGATGTTCAGTTTGGATAGTTTGAAAGAG AGCCACCTATCGAGTTTGTTGGACTTTAACGAGATGTTTGGGTCGAATTGGGATTTGTATTTGATTACCACGCTCACGGCTATTCTTGCAGCGATTGTTTATTTCCGGAGACCGCAAGCGCCCGCTGttatacacatttttttataa